From a single Callithrix jacchus isolate 240 chromosome 5, calJac240_pri, whole genome shotgun sequence genomic region:
- the CWC25 gene encoding pre-mRNA-splicing factor CWC25 homolog yields the protein MGGGDLNLKKSWHPQTLRNVEKVWKAEQKHEAERKKIEELQRELREERAREEMQRYAEDVGAIKKKEEKLDWMYQGPGGMVNRDEYLLGRPIDKYVFEKMEEKEAGCSSETGLLPGSIFAPSGANSLLDMASKIREDPLFIIRKKEEEKKREVLNNPVKMKKIKELLQMSLEKKEKKKKKEKKKKHKKHRHRSSSSNRSSSEDEHSAGRSQKKTANSCTVFSKVPGYGLQVRNSDRNHRLQGPLTAETKKGHGMKNHSRSRSSSHSPPRHASKKSIREAGSRDRRSRSPGRRSWSPRPGKLHNSTVNRRETGQTRSPSPKKEVYQRRHAPGYTRKLSAEELERKRQEMMENAKWREEERLNILKRHAKDEEREQRLEKLDSRDGKFIHRMKLESASTSSLEDRVKRNIYSLQRTSVAQEKNFMKR from the exons AATCTAAAGAAGAGCTGGCACCCACAGACCCTCCGGAATGTGGAGAAAGTGTGGAAGGCCGAGCAGAAGCATGAGGCTGAGCGGAAGAAGATTGAGGAGCTTCAGCGGGAGCTGCGAGAAGAAAGGGCCCGGGAAGAGATGCAGCGCTATGCGGAGGATGTTGGGGCCATCAA gaagaaagaagaaaagttggaCTGGATGTACCAAGGTCCTGGTGGGATGGTGAACCGTGATGAATACCTGCTGGGGCGCCCCATTGACAAATACGTTTTTGAGAagatggaggagaaggaggcaggCTGCTCTTCTGAAACAGGACTCCTCCCAGGCTCTATCTTTGCCCCATCAGGTGCCAATTCTCTTCTTGACATGGCCAGCAAGATCAGAGAGGACCCACTTTTCATCATCAG gaagaaggaggaggagaaaaaacgAGAGGTATTAAATAATCcagtgaaaatgaagaaaatcaaagaatTG TTGCAAATGAGtctggaaaaaaaggagaagaagaaaaagaaggaaaagaaaaagaagcacaaGAAACACAGGCACAGAAGCTCGAGTAGCAATCGTTCCAGCAGTGAGGATGAGCACAGTGCGGGGAG ATCTCAAAAGAAGACGGCAAATTCCTGCACCGTTTTTTCCAAAGTCCCTGGATATGGCTTACAG GTCAGGAACTCTGACCGAAACCACAGACTTCAGGGTCCTCTGACAGCTGAAACAAAGAAAGGGCATGGGATGAAGAACCATTCCAGATCCAGAAGCTCCTCCCACTCACCCCCGAGACATGCCAGCAAGAAGAGCATCAGGGAAGCAGGGTCTCGGGACAGGAGGTCTCGATCCCCAGGCAGAAGGTCATGGTCCCCAAGGCCTGGCAAACT GCACAACTCTACAGTGAACAGGAGAGAGACAGGCCAAACTAGGAGCCCATCACCTAAAAAAGAGGTCTACCAAAGGCGACACGCTCCCGGATATACCAG AAAACTCTCCGCAGAGGAATTAGAGCGAAAACGGCAGGAGATGATGGAAAATGCCAAATGGCGGGAGGAGGAGAGACTGAACATCCTCAAGAGGCACGCTAAGGATGAGGAACGGGAGCAGAGGCTGGAGAAGCTGGACTCCCGGGATGGGAAGTTCATCCA CCGCATGAAGCTGGAGAGTGCATCTACTTCCTCCCTGGAGGACCGGGTGAAGCGGAATATCTACTCTCTTCAGAGAACTTCTGTAGCTCAGGAGAAGAACTTTATGAAAAGATGA